The following coding sequences are from one Coregonus clupeaformis isolate EN_2021a unplaced genomic scaffold, ASM2061545v1 scaf0256, whole genome shotgun sequence window:
- the LOC121586722 gene encoding ribonuclease ZC3H12A, with amino-acid sequence MDQAFPSLQTPASGPFEPDPGELQLRVDFFRKLGYSPMEVRAALLKLGLSTDTNSVLGELVSSGASTGTSNSTIPESGEDTTGPISHTGSSMASSRTHGPQRDRPVSLLEDRRDTDSGLKPIVIDGSNVAMSHGNKEVFSCRGIELAVIYFLDRGHSTVIVFVPSWRKEQPRPDVPITDQHILVELEKKKIVVFTPSRRVGGKRVVCYDDRFIVKLAYESDGVIVSNDTYRDLQGERPEWKRCIEERLLMYSFVNDKFMPPDDPLGRHGPSLDNFLRKKPLLPEHKRQLCPYGKKCTYGVKCKFYHPERTHQSHCSLADELREKARLSSVKEDRNPMMSHLRDPQSDPGPFPSYSLENDLEHRLTLEHRGSLREGPKSQVTENMLLYWDGPRSSRNQQARSPTAVGQGQMDWPSMPNMPSMLPPSTTSDLPYASISHERLDSGFGSYESQSQYSDVSQGHSKAFRPRQQQQQQGFPSGSRHPGMHPERLAQDSPRSCRCCFNLAPSTGPQQQHHSNPLQTHSQSQPRYDTYSPPLFPPNMHHQHHYSLPCNFQQGGVGEHHFHHHQHPQKYWSDPFHGGVPQARASCSLPPGPHLHHPPTPHKAPHSCSSYGDQQEHHSWAQPPPPSAFDPEREELRKKLQAIFNPHQVDSVMGMFPHLMDAQKLAAEILNLKSQGGAF; translated from the exons ATGGACCAGGCCTTTCCCAGCCTCCAGACCCCAGCCTCGGGTCCATTTGAACCCGACCCAGGAGAGCTCCAGCTCAGAGTGGACTTCTTCAGAAAGTTGGGCTACTCCCCCATGGAGGTACGGGCCGCCCTGCTGAAGCTAGGCCTGAGTACAGACACCAACTCTGTACTGGGGGAGCTGGTCAGCAGCGGAGCCAGCACTGGTACTTCTAACTCAACCATCCCTGAGAGTGGTGAAGATACTACTGGCCCCATAAGCCACACAGGCTCCAGCATGGCCTCCTCTAGGACCCATGGCCCCCAGAGAGACAGACCAGTCTCATTACTGGAAGACAGGAGGGACACAGACAGTGGACTGAAACCTATCGTCATTGACGGCAGCAATGTGGCCATGAG TCATGGTAACAAGGAAGTGTTCTCCTGTAGAGGAATTGAGTTGGCAGTGATCTATTTCCTGGATAGAGGTCACTCAACCGTCATTGTGTTTGTGCCCTCCTGGCGCAAGGAGCAGCCCAGGCCTGATGTTCCCATCACAG ACCAACACATTCTAGTGGAGCTGGAGAAGAAGAAGATAGTTGTCTTCACTCCCTCGAGACGCGTCGGTGGTAAACGGGTGGTCTGCTACGATGACCGTTTTATCGTGAAGCTGGCCTACGAGTCGGACGGTGTGATCGTGTCCAACGACACCTATAGGGACCTCCAGGGAGAGCGTCCGGAGTGGAAGCGCTGTATCGAGGAGAGGCTGCTCATGTACTCTTTCGTCAATGACAA ATTCATGCCTCCAGATGACCCGCTTGGTCGTCATGGTCCTAGTCTGGATAACTTCCTgaggaagaagcctctgctgcCAGAACACAAGCGCCAACTCTGTCCTTATG GTAAAAAGTGCACCTATGGCGTAAAGTGTAAGTTTTACCACCCAGAGCGTACTCACCAATCCCACTGCTCGTTGGCTGACGAGCTCAGGGAGAAGGCCAGGCTCTCCTCTGTAAAAGAGGACCGGAATCCCATGATGTCACACCTGAGGGACCCCCAGTCCGACCCTGGCCCCTTTCCCTCCTATTCTCTGGAGAACGACCTGGAGCACAGGCTGACATTGGAGCACCGCGGTTCCCTGAGGGAGGGTCCCAAGAGCCAAGTAACTGAGAACATGTTGCTGTACTGGGATGGGCCACGCTCCAGTAGGAACCAGCAGGCCCGCAGCCCCACAGCAGTAGGCCAAGGACAGATGGACTGGCCCAGTATGCCCAATATGCCCAGTATGCTCCCCCCCTCCACTACTAGTGACCTCCCCTATGCCAGCATCTCCCATGAGCGCCTGGACTCTGGTTTTGGCTCCTATGAGAGCCAGAGCCAGTACTCGGATGTGTCCCAAGGCCACAGCAAGGCCTTCAGGCccaggcagcagcagcaacagcagggcTTCCCCTCTGGTTCCAGACATCCAGGCATGCATCCGGAGAGGCTGGCCCAGGACAGCCCCCGGTCCTGCAGGTGTTGTTTCAATTTGGCTCCCTCCACAGGTCCCCAGCAGCAGCACCACAGCAACCCACTACAGACCCATTCCCAATCCCAGCCGAGGTATGACACCTACTCGCCCCCTCTGTTCCCACCCAACATGCACCACCAGCACCACTACAGCCTCCCCTGCAACTTCCAGCAAGGCGGGGTGGGGGAACATCATTTCCACCACCATCAGCACCCCCAGAAGTACTGGTCAGACCCCTTCCATGGCGGGGTCCCCCAGGCTAGGGCGTCCTGTAGCCTCCCCCCCGGCCCCCACCTCCATCACCCCCCTACCCCGCACAAGGCCCCCCACTCATGCTCCTCTTACGGGGATCAGCAGGAACACCACTCCTGGGCCCAGCCACCTCCACCTTCTGCCTTtgacccagagagagaggagctccgTAAGAAACTGCAGGCCATCTTCAACCCCCACCAGGTGGATTCGGTCATGGGGATGTTCCCTCACCTGATGGACGCCCAGAAGCTGGCTGCAGAGATCCTCAACCTCAAATCTCAGGGAGGGGCCTTCTGA